A stretch of Carya illinoinensis cultivar Pawnee chromosome 14, C.illinoinensisPawnee_v1, whole genome shotgun sequence DNA encodes these proteins:
- the LOC122294736 gene encoding secoisolariciresinol dehydrogenase-like, with amino-acid sequence MNGASLLAPIAQRLAGKVALITGGASGIGESTARLFAKHGAKVIITDIQDELGFSVCQDKSINGAISYVHCDVTSESDVQNAVNTAVSKHGKLDIMFNNAGYAGQGKANILAVEPEGYKRSFDVNVLGSFLGAKHAAKVMIPAKRGTILFTASCATQSHGLTSHIYTAAKHAVVGLTKNLCVELGQYGIRVNCISPHGVATPMLLKHMGIDEKKKAEEIISSSANLKGPVLEVGDLAEAALFLASEESKYVSGVNLVVDGGFSTTNAAFEQSTKKFFT; translated from the exons atgaacgGCGCATCCTTGCTAGCTCCCATTGCTCAGAG ATTAGCAGGTAAGGTTGCTTTGATAACCGGAGGTGCAAGTGGAATCGGCGAGAGTACGGCAAGACTATTCGCTAAACATGGTGCTAAGGTCATCATTACTGACATCCAGGACGAGCTTGGTTTCTCGGTTTGCCAAGACAAAAGCATCAATGGTGCCATTTCCTATGTCCACTGCGATGTCACTAGCGAGTCTGATGTCCAGAATGCTGTCAATACTGCGGTGTCAAAGCATGGAAAACTCGACATAATGTTCAACAATGCAGGCTATGCTGGCCAAGGCAAAGCAAACATCTTAGCCGTCGAGCCAGAGGGTTACAAGAGATCTTTTGATGTGAATGTCTTGGGCTCATTTCTTGGGGCAAAACATGCGGCCAAAGTAATGATTCCAGCAAAAAGGGGCACCATTCTATTCACCGCAAGCTGTGCAACACAGTCACATGGATTGACCTCGCACATCTACACAGCAGCCAAGCATGCCGTTGTGGGACTAACAAAGAATTTATGCGTTGAGTTGGGGCAGTACGGAATTAGAGTCAACTGCATATCACCACATGGTGTGGCCACTCCTATGCTCCTAAAACACATGGGAATAGACGAGAAGAAAAAGGCGGAAGAGATTATATCCTCCTCGGCAAATTTGAAAGGGCCAGTTTTGGAAGTAGGAGATTTGGCAGAGGCAGCGTTGTTCTTAGCAAGCGAGGAGTCCAAGTACGTGAGTGGGGTCAACCTTGTCGTGGATGGGGGTTTTAGTACAACCAATGCAGCTTTTGAACAGAGCACAAAAAAGTTCTTCACCTAA
- the LOC122293658 gene encoding uncharacterized protein LOC122293658 codes for MKIFSWNLRGLGNPRGVRSLRDLLTKEDPDVVFLQETRLKVAQWIFCKYSLGFKNCFVVDSFGCSGGLAMLWKDDVNLHILNYSSHHIHALIRNSMFEGGVGIITGVYGHPQTERREEVWSIVKALGRGVTSPWLVFGDFNEILNQSEKHGGNLRSERQMAGFRSVLEEKGLRDLGFSGKPFTWCNRREGDIICERLDRFLGNLMWCEAFPFTHVQHGVAAYSDHTPIWLDSNGGLTKRKGHRLFRFEAMWIRDRDCTHIVERVWDESEGIGNCNDLMGKISKCGVELSKWNRRSFGNVQKELASAKEKLKEMEDLDPAYQQLPQHKVAREEVQKWLEKG; via the coding sequence ATGAAGATTTTCAGTTGGAATctccgtgggcttgggaacccacggggaGTCCGTTCGCTTCGTGACCTGCTTACGAAGGAAGATCCCGATGTGGTATTCTTGCAAGAAACTCGGTTGAAAGTAGCTCAATGGATTTTCTGTAAGTATTCCCTTGGTTTTAAGAATTGTTTTGTTGTAGATTCTTTTGGTTGTAGTGGAGGATTAGCAATGTTATGGAAAGATGATGTTAATTTGCACATTTTAAATTACTCTTCACACCATATTCATGCTTTGATTAGAAATTCTATGTTTGAGGGAGGGGTGGGTATTATCACGGGGGTATATGGCCATCCACAAACCGAGAGAAGGGAGGAGGTGTGGTCTATCGTTAAAGCTTTGGGGAGGGGAGTGACTAGTCCGTGGTTGGTGTTtggggatttcaatgagatcCTCAACCAATCTGAAAAACATGGGGGGAATCTGAGAAGTGAAAGGCAAATGGCAGGATTTAGATCTGTGTTAGAGGAAAAGGGACTTAGAGATCTTGGTTTTTCTGGCAAACCTTTTACATGGTGCAATAGGAGAGAGGGAGATATTATATGTGAGAGGCTGGATCGGTTTCTGGGAAATTTGATGTGGTGTGAAGCTTTTCCCTTTACTCATGTCCAACATGGGGTAGCAGCTTACTCGGATCATACTCCGATTTGGTTGGACTCTAATGGGGGGCTGACGAAGCGAAAGGGCCATCGGTTATTCAGATTTGAAGCAATGTGGATAAGGGACAGAGATTGCACACATATTGTAGAGAGAGTTTGGGATGAAAGTGAGGGAATTGGGAATTGTAATGACCTCATGGGCAAAATCTCTAAATGTGGAGTTGAGCTATCAAAATGGAATAGAAGGTCTTTTGGAAATGTTCAAAAAGAGCTGGCCTCGGCTAAAGAGAAACTAAAAGAGATGGAAGATTTGGACCCAGCTTATCAACAACTACCTCAACACAAGGTGGCCCGAGAGGAAGTCCAGAAATGGCTGGAAAAGGGATGA